A window from Hemibagrus wyckioides isolate EC202008001 linkage group LG19, SWU_Hwy_1.0, whole genome shotgun sequence encodes these proteins:
- the LOC131369994 gene encoding protein bicaudal D homolog 1-like isoform X2, with product MAAGGEGRGETVEQYRSEVERLTHELAEANREKIRAAECGLVVLEENQTLKQQYADLEAEQETMRQELEQLQEAFSQAYSTQRKVAEDGETNEEALLQESATKEAYYISRLLNQQTELKHSRSQASNTQAENERLSSILQELRESNEMLELQRSRMREEVREYKFREARLLQDYTELEEENITLQKLVSTLKQNQVEYEGLKHEIKVLEEETVLLNSQLEDALRLKDISESQLEEALNALKGEREQKNSLRKELAHHITLCDGPFSSACAHLVALSSAPPSGSATPTTATSPGSEDGGKCNGLLLQGSAGKALNRLNGEFRGAGQRKQSDSTTPDLFSELHLNEIQKLKQQLQQVEQEKTSAVNSLHECETQLQHTQRALAEQYERAQHLQQRIYALHQQGSATETGDEEKAEAEVKGSSWACDDLEGMGLELLQCKYKLAVTDVVSLNDDLKNLQKRHKECVERAAREEELAQVQIQALEAKVACLECRCHEDRDKEAALQRELKKANNSALDCNSTLAAAYEELTTFSEELAQLYHHVCMCNNETPNRVMLDYYRQGRNPPRATSTGLKAQDDHRVLLTPRLARRLAAINAATSSASTPSDSQSPTESPSKDPLNSEDSPVRTVLSSSAVSASSSSSSSSPAPDSPASSDTRREPINLHHLNAIIRDQIKHLQKAVDRSLQLSRQRAAVRELAPLFDKEKEACMEEILKLKSLLSTKREQIATLRLVLKANKQTAEMALANLKSKYEAEKSMVTETMMKLRNELKALREDAATFSSLRAMFATRCDEYLTQLDEMQRQLAAAEDEKKTLNSLLRMAIQQKLALTQRLEDLEFDHEQRRPKLRTVKTAKLRTTPPKAVPPLWKPLPLLPHPSPPPGLPQLRPTAGATPTGRWECERSWWSHTPMVWTLIPPVCAEPPAWPVAMQSSHSIHRVRAPLLTIARPSWGLIAPPGARPDLVHSPQS from the exons GCCTTTAGCCAGGCGTACTCCACCCAGAGGAAGGTAGCAGAAGATGGTGAGACCAACGAGGAAGCGCTCCTACAGGAGTCGGCAACCAAGGAGGCGTATTACATAAGCCGTCTGCTGAATCAGCAGACTGAACTGAAGCACAGTCGCTCTCAGGCCTCCAACACGCAGGCGGAGAATGAAAGACTCAGCAGCATCTTGCAGGAACTTCGAGAG AGCAATGAGATGCTGGAGTTACAGAGGAGCAGGATGAGGGAAGAAGTGAGAGAGTATAAGTTTCGAGAGGCTCGGCTGCTGCAGGACTACACCGAGCTCGAGGAGGAGAACATCACTCTGCAGAAACTGGTGTCCACACTCAAACAGAACCAG GTGGAGTATGAGGGCCTGAAACATGAGATCAAGGTGTTAGAGGAGGAGACCGTCTTGCTGAATAGCCAGTTAGAGGATGCTTTGCGCCTGAAGGATATCTCAGAGAGTCAGCTGGAGGAGGCACTTAATGCTCTGAAGGGTGAACGTGAGCAAAAGAACAGCCTGCGTAAGGAGCTAGCCCATCACATCACCCTGTGTGACGGACCCTTCTCTTCAGCCTGTGCTCACCTGGTCGCCCTCAGCTCAGCGCCCCCGAGCGGCAGTGCCACCCCTACTACTGCCACTTCTCCTGGCAGTGAGGATGGTGGCAAATGCAATGGACTTCTGCTGCAGGGTTCAGCTGGAAAAGCACTGAACCGACTAAATGGGGAGTTCAGAGGAGCAGGACAGAGAAAACAGAGCGACTCCACGACCCCTGACCTCTTCAGTGAGCTTCACCTCAACGAGATTCAGAAACTTAAACAACAACTGCAGCAA GTAGAGCAGGAGAAGACGTCTGCAGTGAATAGCCTTCATGAGTGTGAAACtcagctacaacacacacagcgtGCCCTGGCCGAACAGTATGAGAGGGCGCAACACCTCCAACAGCGCATTTATGCATTACACCAGCAGGGAAGTGCCACAGAGACTGGTGATGAGGAAAAGGCAGAGGCAGAGGTGAAGGGCTCGTCATGGGCGTGTGATGACCTGGAGGGCATGGGTCTGGAACTACTGCAGTGTAAGTACAAACTAGCAGTGACAGATGTGGTAAGCCTTAATGACGATCTAAAGAACCTTCAGAAGAGGCATAAAGAGTGTGTGGAGCGGGCAGCACGGGAAGAAGAACTCGCCCAGGTCCAAATACAGGCTCTCGAAGCAAAGGTGGCTTGCCTAGAATGCCGCTGCCATGAGGACAGGGATAAGGAAGCAGCACTCCAGCGAGAGCTGAAGAAAGCTAATAATTCTGCCTTGGATTGCAACAGCACGCTGGCTGCAGCCTATGAAGAGCTGACCACCTTCAGCGAGGAACTGGCACAGCTTTACCATCATGTCTGCATGTGCAACAATGAAACACCCAACCGCGTAATGCTGGATTATTACCGTCAGGGTCGGAACCCCCCGCGTGCTACGTCCACAGGTCTTAAAGCGCAGGATGACCATCGTGTCCTCCTGACACCGAGGCTGGCGCGCCGCCTGGCGGCTATCAATGCTGCCACATCTTCCGCTTCGACACCAAGTGACTCACAGAGCCCCACAGAGTCACCCTCCAAAGATCCCCTCAACTCTGAGGATAGCCCAGTGCGCACAGTGCTGAGCTCATCTGCTGTCAgtgcctcttcatcatcatcgtctTCATCCCCAGCACCCGATTCTCCTGCTAGCTCCGACACCCGCCGGGAACCGATCAACCTCCACCACCTGAATGCCATTATCCGTGATCAGATCAAGCATTTACAGAAGGCAGTGGACCGCTCTCTGCAGCTGTCTCGCCAGAGAGCAGCCGTCCGTGAGCTTGCACCACTCTTTGATAAGGAAAAAGAGGCTTGTATGGAAGAAATTCTCAAGCTTAAGTCTCTGCTGAGCACCAAGAGGGAGCAGATTGCCACCCTGCGCCTGGTGCTCAAAGCCAACAAACAG ACTGCAGAAATGGCTCTGGCGAACCTGAAAAGCAAGTATGAGGCTGAGAAGAGCATGGTGACTGAGACGATGATGAAGCTCCGTAATGAGCTGAAGGCGCTAAGAGAGGACGCTGCCACGTTTTCCTCACTAAGAGCCATGTTTGCCACACG GTGTGATGAGTACTTAACTCAGTTGGATGAGATGCAGAGGCAGCTTGCAGCAGCTGAAGATGAGAAGAAGACGCTGAACTCCCTTCTCCGCATGGCAATTCAGCAAAAACTGGCACTAACGCAGCGCCTGGAGGACTTGGAGTTCGACCACGAGCAACGCCGCCCCAAACTGAGGACAGTCAAGACGGCCAAACTGAGGACCACACCACCCAAA GCAGTCCCCCCTCTCTGGAAGCCCCTTCCTCTCCTGCCTCATCCTTCTCCTCCACCTGGACTCCCCCAGTTACGCCCTACAGCCGGGGCCACACCCACTGGACGGTGGGAATGCGAGCGTTCGTGGTGGAGCCACACTCCTATGGTGTGGACGCTCATACCACCAGTATGTGCCGAACCACCAGCTTGGCCCGTCGCTATGCAATCGAGTCACTCTATTCATCGGGTTCGCGCCCCCCTTCTAACTATCGCTCGCCCATCCTGGGGTCTTATCGCTCCACCTGGAGCTCGCCCAGATCTCGTCCACTCTCCACAGTCCTAA
- the LOC131369994 gene encoding protein bicaudal D homolog 1-like isoform X1, with amino-acid sequence MAAGGEGRGETVEQYRSEVERLTHELAEANREKIRAAECGLVVLEENQTLKQQYADLEAEQETMRQELEQLQEAFSQAYSTQRKVAEDGETNEEALLQESATKEAYYISRLLNQQTELKHSRSQASNTQAENERLSSILQELRESNEMLELQRSRMREEVREYKFREARLLQDYTELEEENITLQKLVSTLKQNQVEYEGLKHEIKVLEEETVLLNSQLEDALRLKDISESQLEEALNALKGEREQKNSLRKELAHHITLCDGPFSSACAHLVALSSAPPSGSATPTTATSPGSEDGGKCNGLLLQGSAGKALNRLNGEFRGAGQRKQSDSTTPDLFSELHLNEIQKLKQQLQQVEQEKTSAVNSLHECETQLQHTQRALAEQYERAQHLQQRIYALHQQGSATETGDEEKAEAEVKGSSWACDDLEGMGLELLQCKYKLAVTDVVSLNDDLKNLQKRHKECVERAAREEELAQVQIQALEAKVACLECRCHEDRDKEAALQRELKKANNSALDCNSTLAAAYEELTTFSEELAQLYHHVCMCNNETPNRVMLDYYRQGRNPPRATSTGLKAQDDHRVLLTPRLARRLAAINAATSSASTPSDSQSPTESPSKDPLNSEDSPVRTVLSSSAVSASSSSSSSSPAPDSPASSDTRREPINLHHLNAIIRDQIKHLQKAVDRSLQLSRQRAAVRELAPLFDKEKEACMEEILKLKSLLSTKREQIATLRLVLKANKQTAEMALANLKSKYEAEKSMVTETMMKLRNELKALREDAATFSSLRAMFATRCDEYLTQLDEMQRQLAAAEDEKKTLNSLLRMAIQQKLALTQRLEDLEFDHEQRRPKLRTVKTAKLRTTPPKVSGTATLPLPDSSSPVAEAVAETSPTVFTPLLSSDPGSPPSLEAPSSPASSFSSTWTPPVTPYSRGHTHWTVGMRAFVVEPHSYGVDAHTTSMCRTTSLARRYAIESLYSSGSRPPSNYRSPILGSYRSTWSSPRSRPLSTVLTHSTHTTRYTSPSSSSYGHSYPRNYTSQHPRY; translated from the exons GCCTTTAGCCAGGCGTACTCCACCCAGAGGAAGGTAGCAGAAGATGGTGAGACCAACGAGGAAGCGCTCCTACAGGAGTCGGCAACCAAGGAGGCGTATTACATAAGCCGTCTGCTGAATCAGCAGACTGAACTGAAGCACAGTCGCTCTCAGGCCTCCAACACGCAGGCGGAGAATGAAAGACTCAGCAGCATCTTGCAGGAACTTCGAGAG AGCAATGAGATGCTGGAGTTACAGAGGAGCAGGATGAGGGAAGAAGTGAGAGAGTATAAGTTTCGAGAGGCTCGGCTGCTGCAGGACTACACCGAGCTCGAGGAGGAGAACATCACTCTGCAGAAACTGGTGTCCACACTCAAACAGAACCAG GTGGAGTATGAGGGCCTGAAACATGAGATCAAGGTGTTAGAGGAGGAGACCGTCTTGCTGAATAGCCAGTTAGAGGATGCTTTGCGCCTGAAGGATATCTCAGAGAGTCAGCTGGAGGAGGCACTTAATGCTCTGAAGGGTGAACGTGAGCAAAAGAACAGCCTGCGTAAGGAGCTAGCCCATCACATCACCCTGTGTGACGGACCCTTCTCTTCAGCCTGTGCTCACCTGGTCGCCCTCAGCTCAGCGCCCCCGAGCGGCAGTGCCACCCCTACTACTGCCACTTCTCCTGGCAGTGAGGATGGTGGCAAATGCAATGGACTTCTGCTGCAGGGTTCAGCTGGAAAAGCACTGAACCGACTAAATGGGGAGTTCAGAGGAGCAGGACAGAGAAAACAGAGCGACTCCACGACCCCTGACCTCTTCAGTGAGCTTCACCTCAACGAGATTCAGAAACTTAAACAACAACTGCAGCAA GTAGAGCAGGAGAAGACGTCTGCAGTGAATAGCCTTCATGAGTGTGAAACtcagctacaacacacacagcgtGCCCTGGCCGAACAGTATGAGAGGGCGCAACACCTCCAACAGCGCATTTATGCATTACACCAGCAGGGAAGTGCCACAGAGACTGGTGATGAGGAAAAGGCAGAGGCAGAGGTGAAGGGCTCGTCATGGGCGTGTGATGACCTGGAGGGCATGGGTCTGGAACTACTGCAGTGTAAGTACAAACTAGCAGTGACAGATGTGGTAAGCCTTAATGACGATCTAAAGAACCTTCAGAAGAGGCATAAAGAGTGTGTGGAGCGGGCAGCACGGGAAGAAGAACTCGCCCAGGTCCAAATACAGGCTCTCGAAGCAAAGGTGGCTTGCCTAGAATGCCGCTGCCATGAGGACAGGGATAAGGAAGCAGCACTCCAGCGAGAGCTGAAGAAAGCTAATAATTCTGCCTTGGATTGCAACAGCACGCTGGCTGCAGCCTATGAAGAGCTGACCACCTTCAGCGAGGAACTGGCACAGCTTTACCATCATGTCTGCATGTGCAACAATGAAACACCCAACCGCGTAATGCTGGATTATTACCGTCAGGGTCGGAACCCCCCGCGTGCTACGTCCACAGGTCTTAAAGCGCAGGATGACCATCGTGTCCTCCTGACACCGAGGCTGGCGCGCCGCCTGGCGGCTATCAATGCTGCCACATCTTCCGCTTCGACACCAAGTGACTCACAGAGCCCCACAGAGTCACCCTCCAAAGATCCCCTCAACTCTGAGGATAGCCCAGTGCGCACAGTGCTGAGCTCATCTGCTGTCAgtgcctcttcatcatcatcgtctTCATCCCCAGCACCCGATTCTCCTGCTAGCTCCGACACCCGCCGGGAACCGATCAACCTCCACCACCTGAATGCCATTATCCGTGATCAGATCAAGCATTTACAGAAGGCAGTGGACCGCTCTCTGCAGCTGTCTCGCCAGAGAGCAGCCGTCCGTGAGCTTGCACCACTCTTTGATAAGGAAAAAGAGGCTTGTATGGAAGAAATTCTCAAGCTTAAGTCTCTGCTGAGCACCAAGAGGGAGCAGATTGCCACCCTGCGCCTGGTGCTCAAAGCCAACAAACAG ACTGCAGAAATGGCTCTGGCGAACCTGAAAAGCAAGTATGAGGCTGAGAAGAGCATGGTGACTGAGACGATGATGAAGCTCCGTAATGAGCTGAAGGCGCTAAGAGAGGACGCTGCCACGTTTTCCTCACTAAGAGCCATGTTTGCCACACG GTGTGATGAGTACTTAACTCAGTTGGATGAGATGCAGAGGCAGCTTGCAGCAGCTGAAGATGAGAAGAAGACGCTGAACTCCCTTCTCCGCATGGCAATTCAGCAAAAACTGGCACTAACGCAGCGCCTGGAGGACTTGGAGTTCGACCACGAGCAACGCCGCCCCAAACTGAGGACAGTCAAGACGGCCAAACTGAGGACCACACCACCCAAAGTAAGTGGAACAGCCACCTTGCCCCTTCCTGACAGCTCGTCTCCAGTAGCTGAGGCAGTTGCAGAAACCTCCCCTACTGTATTCACTCCCTTGCTCTCCTCTGACCCAGGCAGTCCCCCCTCTCTGGAAGCCCCTTCCTCTCCTGCCTCATCCTTCTCCTCCACCTGGACTCCCCCAGTTACGCCCTACAGCCGGGGCCACACCCACTGGACGGTGGGAATGCGAGCGTTCGTGGTGGAGCCACACTCCTATGGTGTGGACGCTCATACCACCAGTATGTGCCGAACCACCAGCTTGGCCCGTCGCTATGCAATCGAGTCACTCTATTCATCGGGTTCGCGCCCCCCTTCTAACTATCGCTCGCCCATCCTGGGGTCTTATCGCTCCACCTGGAGCTCGCCCAGATCTCGTCCACTCTCCACAGTCCTAACGCACTCCACCCACACAACCAGATACACTTCCCCATCTTCCTCCTCTTATGGCCATTCATACCCAAGAAATTACACTTCTCAGCACCCCCGCTACTGA